A single region of the Pararge aegeria chromosome 20, ilParAegt1.1, whole genome shotgun sequence genome encodes:
- the LOC120632617 gene encoding methyl-CpG-binding domain protein 3 isoform X1: protein MNISIEKKRSDCAALPKGWQREEVIRKSGLSAGKVDVYYYSPTGKKFRSKPELVRYLGDSVDLSCFDFQQGQINTMLLCKAKKARAQFDYRGVRSDASLVPPIRQTASIFKQPVTVYKTQESKVKTDLKHGTQEKPKQLFWEKRLEGLTACDANGVIGTTSLPKYIKSLGPYISDATTIQSLATALHVSSQPITGQSGSKQTIMESPGVFLNPDQPLIAAVTITKDDLRRQEDRVKRARLRLQEALAVA from the exons ATGAATATTTCGATAGAGAAGAAAAGAAGTGATTGTGCTGCTTTGCCAAAGGGTTGGCAAAGAGAGGAAGTTATAAGGAAATCTGGTCTTTCAGCTGGGAAAGTTGATGTTTATTACTACAG CCCAACAGGTAAAAAGTTTCGCAGTAAACCTGAGCTAGTTCGTTATCTGGGTGATAGTGTGGACTTGTCGTGTTTCGACTTTCAGCAGGGTCAAATAAACACTATGCTGCTGTGCAAGGCCAAGAAAGCTCGAGCGCAGTTTGACTACAG GGGTGTCCGCTCAGATGCATCTCTCGTGCCTCCCATACGCCAAACTGCGTCCATATTCAAACAACCAGTCACTGTATATAAAACTCAGGAAAGTAAAGTGAAAACTGACTTAAAGCATGGCACTCAAGAAAAACCAAAGCAACTTTTCTGGGAGAAACGTTTAGAG GGTTTGACTGCATGTGACGCAAATGGAGTGATTGGTACAACATCTTTACCTAAATACATCAAATCATTGGGGCCGTACATTTCAGACGCTACTACAATACAGTCACTAGCCACTGCTTTACATGTTTCATCCCAACCTATAACAG GCCAAAGTGGTTCAAAGCAAACAATAATGGAAAGcccgggtgtttttttaaaccctGACCAACCGTTGATTGCTGCTGTCACTATAACGAAAGATGATTTGCGACGTCAAGAGGACCGTGTTAAGCGGGCGAGGCTTAGATTACAAGAGGCTTTGGCGGTCGCATAG
- the LOC120632617 gene encoding methyl-CpG-binding domain protein 2 isoform X2: protein MNISIEKKRSDCAALPKGWQREEVIRKSGLSAGKVDVYYYRGVRSDASLVPPIRQTASIFKQPVTVYKTQESKVKTDLKHGTQEKPKQLFWEKRLEGLTACDANGVIGTTSLPKYIKSLGPYISDATTIQSLATALHVSSQPITGQSGSKQTIMESPGVFLNPDQPLIAAVTITKDDLRRQEDRVKRARLRLQEALAVA from the exons ATGAATATTTCGATAGAGAAGAAAAGAAGTGATTGTGCTGCTTTGCCAAAGGGTTGGCAAAGAGAGGAAGTTATAAGGAAATCTGGTCTTTCAGCTGGGAAAGTTGATGTTTATTACTACAG GGGTGTCCGCTCAGATGCATCTCTCGTGCCTCCCATACGCCAAACTGCGTCCATATTCAAACAACCAGTCACTGTATATAAAACTCAGGAAAGTAAAGTGAAAACTGACTTAAAGCATGGCACTCAAGAAAAACCAAAGCAACTTTTCTGGGAGAAACGTTTAGAG GGTTTGACTGCATGTGACGCAAATGGAGTGATTGGTACAACATCTTTACCTAAATACATCAAATCATTGGGGCCGTACATTTCAGACGCTACTACAATACAGTCACTAGCCACTGCTTTACATGTTTCATCCCAACCTATAACAG GCCAAAGTGGTTCAAAGCAAACAATAATGGAAAGcccgggtgtttttttaaaccctGACCAACCGTTGATTGCTGCTGTCACTATAACGAAAGATGATTTGCGACGTCAAGAGGACCGTGTTAAGCGGGCGAGGCTTAGATTACAAGAGGCTTTGGCGGTCGCATAG
- the LOC120632616 gene encoding GPI mannosyltransferase 2: MYSPRQKILWFAFSSRIFVLFLQAISNVILPDHNADVFVSPEDPTLRKSRLDFIVDIVLGGMKRWDAQYFIHIAQYGYTYENCLAFFPLYPLIVRYVAYILNSILGSFLNFHSSLLISATLVNLLFFIKSADILHRLSIRILKSESRAYKSAILYCVNPASIFFSAPYSEPSFAFMSFYTMFKCTENETLRFANIDITSALPAGLSMISRSNGIVNLGFIFYASFKNVIERTLPEIVYKYKTLKHRIVLPCLLLPLFTSSLALFMTVIVAIIPFVLVQTYNYFKFCIHSDHNLPEFLSSTEFILPGTAESPWCNSSLPLSYSYVQNHYWDVGLFKYYKIKQIPNFMLAFPIIFFILYNCFCYTKNNLRLCFKLGLKENIFSYGYASKITYRQKQYCKSFGANDPSFFVYVVHVLGLTTFCIAFVHIQVATRLLASCSPVLYWICSSKMNVGPTPTSDQNTINEHFRRIGVGKRIPSHHLSIANLEGVDNMYSKWKTFLISRRMPDFQSQIIQFYFLGYLVVGTILFSNFYPWT; this comes from the coding sequence ATGTATTCTCCGCGTCAGAAAATACTTTGGTTCGCATTTAGCTCGAGGATTTTTGTGCTGTTCCTTCAAGCTATATCCAATGTTATTCTACCAGATCATAATGCAGATGTATTTGTCAGTCCTGAGGATCCAACCTTGCGTAAAAGTAGACTAGACTTTATAGTTGATATAGTTTTAGGTGGCATGAAACGGTGGGACGCACAGTATTTTATACACATAGCTCAATACGGATACACTTATGAAAATTGTTTAGCATTTTTTCCTCTGTATCCACTAATTGTGAGGTATGTTGCTTATATATTGAATAGTATTTTAGGCTCATTCCTGAACTTCCATAGTTCTCTGTTAATATCTGCGACTCTTGTTAATTtactgttttttataaaatctgcTGATATCTTGCATAGACTAAGTATAAGAATACTTAAAAGTGAAAGTAGAGCATACAAGTCTGCAATTTTATACTGTGTTAACCcagctagtatttttttttcagctcCTTATTCTGAGCCATCATTTGCATTTATGTCTTTTTATACAAtgtttaaatgtacagaaaacgAAACATTGAGGTTTGCTAACATAGATATTACAAGTGCATTGCCTGCTGGATTATCTATGATTTCCAGATCTAATGGGATTGTTAATttaggatttattttttatgctagTTTTAAAAATGTGATAGAGCGTACTTTACCTGAAATTGTGTACAAATATAAGACTCTTAAGCATAGAATAGTTCTTCCATGTTTACTTCTACCATTGTTTACATCTAGTTTAGCACTGTTCATGACTGTGATAGTAGCCATCATTCCATTTGTTTTAGTCCAaacatacaattattttaaattttgtattcatAGTGATCACAATTTGCCAGAATTTTTATCCAGTACAGAATTCATATTGCCGGGAACTGCTGAAAGTCCATGGTGTAACAGTTCACTGCCTTTGTCATACTCATATGTACAAAATCACTACTGGGATGTTGGTTTGTTTAAGTATTATAAGATAAAACAGATACCAAATTTTATGCTTGCCTTTCCAATCATTTTCTTTATCTTATATAACTGCTTCtgttatacaaaaaacaatttgagattatgttttaaacttggcttaaaggaaaacattttcaGTTATGGTTATGCAAGCAAGATAACCTATAGACAAAAACAGTACTGTAAATCTTTTGGGGCCAATGATCCTTCATTCTTTGTATATGTAGTACATGTTTTGGGTTTAACAACATTTTGTATTGCATTTGTTCATATTCAAGTGGCAACAAGACTCCTGGCTTCTTGTAGTCCAGTTTTGTACTGGATTTGCTCGAGTAAGATGAATGTTGGCCCCACACCAACTTCAGACCAAAACACCATCAATGAGCACTTTCGCCGCATTGGTGTTGGTAAGAGAATACCATCACACCATTTATCCATAGCTAATTTAGAAGGTGTTGACAATATgtatagtaagtggaaaacctttTTAATATCTAGGAGAATGCCAGACTTTCAATCACAAATcatacagttttattttcttgGGTACCTTGTAGTTGGTActattttgttttctaatttttatCCTTGGACTTGA
- the LOC120632687 gene encoding ubiquilin-1, whose translation MAEGQDEPKKITITVKTPKEKQQVEIEEDSDIKKLKEVLGTKFNSEPEQLCLIFAGKIMNDADTLKQHNIKDGLTVHLVIKTPPRPEPEGATRRPPADIGATPFGLNSLGGLAGLESLGLGQSTFMDLQARMQQELLSNPDMLRQVLDNPLVQQMMNDPENMRSLITSNPQMQDLMSRNPEISHMLNNPELLRQTMELARNPAMLQELMRSHDRALSNLESIPGGYNALQRMYRDIQEPMLNVASSMAGNPFSGLVDNSDGTNPQQGAENRQPLPNPWHRGGSNTSSTGGAAGPGLINTPGMQSLLQQMSENPRLVQSMLSAPYTNSMLQALSADPEMASQLINQNPMFANNPQLQEQIRTMMPQMITQLQNPEMQQMMSNPQALNALLQIQQGMEQLRAAAPTLVNNIGFGPAAAGATPTATPPAPPAAPSAQPAANQQARQQQNTELFSQFMQRMVSAMSNNQTNTQQPPEQRYSQQLEQLTAMGFLNRDANLQALIATFGDVNAAVERLLALGQLSMS comes from the exons ATGGCAGAAGGCCAAGACGAACCTAAAAAGATTACAATTACTGTAAAGACACCTAAAGAGAAACAGCAAGTCGAAATCGAGGAAGACTctgatataaaaaaa CTAAAGGAAGTGCTGGGCACCAAGTTTAACTCGGAGCCGGAGCAACTATGTCTCATTTTCGCtggaaaaataatgaatgacGCGGACACGCTGAAACAGCATAATATTAAGGATGGGTTGACAGTTCATCTTGTTATCAAGACCCCTCCGAGACCGGAACCCGAGGGAGCAACAAGACGCCCACCag ctgaTATTGGTGCTACACCATTTGGATTGAATTCACTCGGAGGACTTGCTGGTCTAGAAAGCTTGGGTCTTGGCCAAAGCACTTTTATGGATCTTCAG GCACGAATGCAACAAGAGTTGCTATCAAACCCAGATATGTTGAGACAAGTTTTAGACAATCCATTGGTGCAGCAAATGATGAATGACCCAGAGAACATGCGTTCACTTATCACATCCAACCCGCAGATGCAGGATTTAATGTCT AGAAATCCTGAAATTAGCCACATGCTGAACAACCCTGAGTTACTTCGCCAAACAATGGAATTGGCACGAAACCCTGCCATGCTGCAAGAACTGATGAGGTCCCACGATAGAGCCCTATCCAACCTTGAGAGTATACCTG GTGGCTACAATGCGTTGCAGCGCATGTACCGTGACATCCAGGAGCCGATGTTGAATGTGGCTAGCAGCATGGCAGGGAATCCATTCTCGGGACTAGTTGATAATTCag ATGGCACCAACCCGCAACAAGGCGCAGAAAACAGACAGCCCTTGCCGAACCCTTGGCACCGGGGAGGTTCCAACACGTCGAGCACTGGCGGCGCGGCGGGCCCGGGGCTCATCAACACCCCCGGCATGCAGTCGCTGTTGCAGCAGATGTCGGAGAACCCTCGCCTGGTGCAGTCCATGCTGTCGGCACCCTACACCAACAGCATGCTGCAGGCCCTGTCCGCTGACCCGGAAATGGCCTCCCAACTCATAAACCAG AATCCCATGTTCGCCAACAACCCTCAGCTCCAGGAACAAATCCGCACTATGATGCCACAGATGATCACCCAGCTACAGAATCCCGAGATGCAACAGATGATGTCTAATCCACAG GCGTTGAACGCACTGCTTCAGATCCAACAAGGCATGGAGCAACTCCGCGCCGCGGCCCCCACACTCGTCAACAACATAGGCTTTGGACCGGCGGCCGCGGGGGCCACGCCCACCGCCACGCCCCCTGCACCCCCCGCCGCGCCCAGCGCCCAGCCCGCGGCCAACCAGCAGGCGCGCCAACAACAAAACACCGAGCTTTTCTCACAG TTTATGCAACGCATGGTGTCGGCGATGTCAAATAATCAGACGAACACGCAGCAGCCGCCGGAACAGCGCTATTCCCAACAGTTGGAACAGCTTACTGCGATGGGTTTTCTCAACCGAGATGCTAATTTGCAAG CTCTAATTGCAACCTTCGGTGATGTGAACGCGGCAGTAGAGAGGTTATTGGCTCTCGGTCAGTTGTCAATGAGCTAA